One genomic window of Caldivirga maquilingensis IC-167 includes the following:
- a CDS encoding restriction endonuclease, with protein sequence MNTGREARLRVIEAVFMLTSEGNRVFSVNSLAVITHGEYAEALEWLIEEGVVDRVNDKYLKVTVPRLQLLMMMGSESVINYINYLSWSEFEEFISFIMRQEGYETLRGIRLTMGGVRGEFDVIGYRGSVVIVVEAKHWLSISGSELETIVSKHISKVKALADNWGKFTRKVKLSMINASIYPLIVTLKTPQLQSYSNVPIIASHQLPSFLENLESLKDNILCFKASQATLSTG encoded by the coding sequence ATGAATACTGGGAGGGAGGCTAGGCTTAGGGTTATTGAGGCAGTGTTCATGTTGACCTCAGAGGGTAATAGGGTATTCTCAGTAAACTCACTGGCTGTGATAACTCATGGTGAGTACGCTGAGGCCCTTGAATGGTTGATTGAGGAGGGTGTAGTGGATAGGGTTAATGATAAGTACCTTAAGGTAACTGTACCTAGGCTTCAATTACTAATGATGATGGGTAGTGAATCAGTGATTAACTACATTAATTACTTATCCTGGAGTGAATTCGAGGAATTCATCTCATTTATAATGAGGCAGGAGGGTTATGAGACACTTAGGGGGATTAGGTTAACTATGGGTGGTGTGAGGGGTGAATTCGACGTAATAGGGTATAGGGGTAGTGTTGTGATTGTTGTTGAGGCTAAGCATTGGTTAAGCATAAGTGGTAGCGAGTTGGAGACTATTGTGAGTAAGCATATTAGTAAGGTTAAGGCATTAGCGGATAATTGGGGTAAGTTCACTAGGAAGGTTAAGTTAAGTATGATCAATGCCTCAATATACCCATTAATCGTAACCCTTAAGACGCCTCAACTACAGTCGTACAGTAACGTACCAATAATTGCCTCACACCAATTACCAAGCTTCCTAGAGAACCTTGAGTCACTGAAGGATAATATCCTCTGCTTTAAGGCAAGTCAAGCCACATTGAGCACTGGTTAA
- the bgaS gene encoding beta-galactosidase BgaS, translated as MDISFPKSFRFGWSQAGFQSEMGTPGSEDPNTDWYVWVHDPENIASGLVSGDLPEHGPGYWGLYRMFHDNAVKMGLDIARINVEWSRIFPKPMPDPPQGNVEVKGNDVLAVHVDENDLKRLDEAANQEAVRHYREIFSDLKARGIHFILNFYHWPLPLWVHDPIRVRKGDLSGPTGWLDVKTVINFARFAAYTAWKFDDLADEYSTMNEPNVVHSNGYMWVKSGFPPSYLNFELSRRVMVNLIQAHARAYDAVKAISKKPIGIIYANSSFTPLTDKDAKAVELAEYDSRWIFFDAIIKGELMGVTRDDLKGRLDWIGVNYYSRTVVKLIGEKSYVSIPGYGYGCERNSISPDGRPCSDFGWEFYPEGLYDVIMKYWSRYHLPIYVTENGIADAADYQRPYYLVSHIYQVYRAIQEGANVKGYLHWSLTDNYEWASGFSMRFGLLQVDYSTKKQYWRPSAYVYREIAKSKAIPEELMHLNTIPPTRSLRR; from the coding sequence ATGGATATCTCATTTCCAAAATCCTTCAGGTTCGGCTGGTCCCAGGCGGGGTTCCAGTCTGAAATGGGTACTCCAGGTAGTGAGGACCCTAACACCGACTGGTACGTGTGGGTTCATGATCCTGAGAACATTGCTTCGGGCTTAGTTAGCGGTGATTTACCTGAACATGGGCCAGGTTACTGGGGGCTTTACAGGATGTTTCATGATAATGCGGTTAAAATGGGGCTTGATATCGCTAGGATTAATGTTGAGTGGTCTCGAATATTCCCTAAGCCAATGCCTGACCCACCGCAGGGTAACGTGGAGGTTAAGGGTAATGACGTGTTGGCCGTGCATGTTGATGAGAATGATCTCAAGAGGCTTGATGAAGCCGCTAACCAGGAGGCTGTGAGGCATTATAGGGAGATTTTCAGTGACCTTAAGGCTAGGGGAATACACTTCATACTGAACTTCTACCATTGGCCACTGCCCCTTTGGGTCCATGACCCAATCAGGGTTAGGAAAGGTGACTTAAGTGGACCCACTGGTTGGCTTGATGTTAAGACCGTCATTAACTTCGCTAGGTTTGCAGCCTACACTGCCTGGAAGTTCGATGACCTTGCCGATGAGTATTCAACAATGAATGAACCCAATGTAGTTCACAGTAATGGCTACATGTGGGTTAAGTCAGGTTTCCCACCAAGTTACCTTAACTTTGAATTATCAAGGAGAGTCATGGTTAATTTAATACAGGCCCATGCTAGGGCTTATGACGCTGTTAAGGCTATTTCCAAGAAGCCCATTGGCATAATATACGCTAACTCATCCTTCACACCGCTAACTGATAAGGATGCTAAGGCCGTTGAGTTGGCTGAGTATGATTCAAGGTGGATATTCTTCGATGCAATAATTAAGGGTGAATTAATGGGGGTTACTAGGGATGACTTGAAGGGTAGGCTTGACTGGATTGGGGTAAACTACTACTCTAGAACAGTGGTTAAGCTTATTGGTGAGAAATCCTACGTGAGCATACCTGGGTATGGGTATGGTTGCGAGAGGAATTCAATTAGCCCTGATGGTAGACCATGCAGTGACTTCGGTTGGGAATTCTACCCGGAGGGTCTTTATGATGTAATAATGAAGTACTGGAGCCGCTATCACTTACCCATATACGTTACTGAGAATGGTATTGCTGATGCGGCTGATTACCAGAGGCCATATTACTTAGTTAGCCACATTTACCAAGTCTATAGGGCTATTCAAGAGGGGGCTAACGTTAAGGGTTACCTACACTGGTCCCTGACTGATAATTACGAGTGGGCCTCAGGCTTCAGCATGAGGTTTGGTTTACTTCAAGTAGACTACTCCACTAAGAAGCAGTACTGGAGGCCATCAGCCTATGTTTACAGGGAGATTGCTAAATCTAAGGCTATACCAGAGGAGTTAATGCACCTTAACACTATACCACCCACTAGGTCATTAAGGAGGTGA